Proteins from a single region of Electrophorus electricus isolate fEleEle1 chromosome 5, fEleEle1.pri, whole genome shotgun sequence:
- the tmem222a gene encoding transmembrane protein 222a isoform X5, whose protein sequence is MAVLVEVDTMNTIQVGFEKIDKELSRYPYCIVWTPIPGLTWFLPFIGHMGICTSTGVIRDFAGSYFVSEDNMAFGKPTKYWKLDKDKLYSGGFSAWDTAVHDASEEYKHRMHLVEHGEPLLIVLHPQQTCQVSCRFFFSGVLLGVYKIRSSPNAHDMESSSLGYL, encoded by the exons ATGGCTGTTTTGGTTGAGGTAGACACGATGAACACTATACAGGTAGGTTTCGAAAAAATTGATAAGGAATTGAGTCGCTACCCATACTGTATTGTTTGGACACCAATTCCGGGCCTTAC GTGGTTCCTGCCATTCATTGGCCATATGGGAATATGCACCTCCACAGGTGTAATCCGAGACTTTGCTGGGTCTTATTTTGTATCT GAAGATAACATGGCATTTGGAAAACCAACAAA GTACTGGAAGCTTGATAAAGACAAGCTCTATAGTGGAGGCTTCAGTGCCTGGGACACAGCAGTGCATGATGCCTCTGAAGAATACAAACATAGAAtg CATCTCGTGGAACATGGTGAACCTCTGCTTATTGTTCTTCATCCACAGCAAACATGTCAGGTGAGCTGCAGGTTCTTCTTTTCTGGAGTTCTGCTTGGTGTTTATAAAATCAGAAGCAGTCCAAATGCACATGACATGGAATCATCAAGCTTGGGTTATTTGTAG
- the tmem222a gene encoding transmembrane protein 222a isoform X1: MAVLVEVDTMNTIQVGFEKIDKELSRYPYCIVWTPIPGLTWFLPFIGHMGICTSTGVIRDFAGSYFVSEDNMAFGKPTKYWKLDKDKLYSGGFSAWDTAVHDASEEYKHRMHNLCYDNCHSHVATALNLMRYDNSISWNMVNLCLLFFIHSKHVSLAVCRRFIFVHSGKGLKLLKFKVGPVRSQSSTVGILKTWLPFLMICGIIVTATLALKL, translated from the exons ATGGCTGTTTTGGTTGAGGTAGACACGATGAACACTATACAGGTAGGTTTCGAAAAAATTGATAAGGAATTGAGTCGCTACCCATACTGTATTGTTTGGACACCAATTCCGGGCCTTAC GTGGTTCCTGCCATTCATTGGCCATATGGGAATATGCACCTCCACAGGTGTAATCCGAGACTTTGCTGGGTCTTATTTTGTATCT GAAGATAACATGGCATTTGGAAAACCAACAAA GTACTGGAAGCTTGATAAAGACAAGCTCTATAGTGGAGGCTTCAGTGCCTGGGACACAGCAGTGCATGATGCCTCTGAAGAATACAAACATAGAAtg CACAACCTTTGTTATGATAATTGTCACTCTCATGTTGCCACGGCACTGAATTTGATGCGCTATGACAACAGCATCTCGTGGAACATGGTGAACCTCTGCTTATTGTTCTTCATCCACAGCAAACATGTCAG TTTAGCTGTGTGCAGGAGATTCATATTTGTCCACAGTGGAAAAGGACTCAAACTATTGAAGTTTAAAGTTGGACCAGTCAGAAGCCAGAGCAG CACTGTTGGAATCCTGAAGACGTGGCTGCCTTTCCTCATGATCTGTGGAATCATTGTTACGGCCACTCTTGCACTCAAGCTCTAG
- the tmem222a gene encoding transmembrane protein 222a isoform X3, with protein MAVLVEVDTMNTIQVGFEKIDKELSRYPYCIVWTPIPGLTWFLPFIGHMGICTSTGVIRDFAGSYFVSEDNMAFGKPTKYWKLDKDKLYSGGFSAWDTAVHDASEEYKHRMHNLCYDNCHSHVATALNLMRYDNSISWNMVNLCLLFFIHSKHVSTVGILKTWLPFLMICGIIVTATLALKL; from the exons ATGGCTGTTTTGGTTGAGGTAGACACGATGAACACTATACAGGTAGGTTTCGAAAAAATTGATAAGGAATTGAGTCGCTACCCATACTGTATTGTTTGGACACCAATTCCGGGCCTTAC GTGGTTCCTGCCATTCATTGGCCATATGGGAATATGCACCTCCACAGGTGTAATCCGAGACTTTGCTGGGTCTTATTTTGTATCT GAAGATAACATGGCATTTGGAAAACCAACAAA GTACTGGAAGCTTGATAAAGACAAGCTCTATAGTGGAGGCTTCAGTGCCTGGGACACAGCAGTGCATGATGCCTCTGAAGAATACAAACATAGAAtg CACAACCTTTGTTATGATAATTGTCACTCTCATGTTGCCACGGCACTGAATTTGATGCGCTATGACAACAGCATCTCGTGGAACATGGTGAACCTCTGCTTATTGTTCTTCATCCACAGCAAACATGTCAG CACTGTTGGAATCCTGAAGACGTGGCTGCCTTTCCTCATGATCTGTGGAATCATTGTTACGGCCACTCTTGCACTCAAGCTCTAG
- the tmem222a gene encoding transmembrane protein 222a isoform X6, translated as MAVLVEVDTMNTIQVGFEKIDKELSRYPYCIVWTPIPGLTWFLPFIGHMGICTSTGVIRDFAGSYFVSEDNMAFGKPTKYWKLDKDKLYSGGFSAWDTAVHDASEEYKHRMHLVEHGEPLLIVLHPQQTCQFSCVQEIHICPQWKRTQTIEV; from the exons ATGGCTGTTTTGGTTGAGGTAGACACGATGAACACTATACAGGTAGGTTTCGAAAAAATTGATAAGGAATTGAGTCGCTACCCATACTGTATTGTTTGGACACCAATTCCGGGCCTTAC GTGGTTCCTGCCATTCATTGGCCATATGGGAATATGCACCTCCACAGGTGTAATCCGAGACTTTGCTGGGTCTTATTTTGTATCT GAAGATAACATGGCATTTGGAAAACCAACAAA GTACTGGAAGCTTGATAAAGACAAGCTCTATAGTGGAGGCTTCAGTGCCTGGGACACAGCAGTGCATGATGCCTCTGAAGAATACAAACATAGAAtg CATCTCGTGGAACATGGTGAACCTCTGCTTATTGTTCTTCATCCACAGCAAACATGTCAG TTTAGCTGTGTGCAGGAGATTCATATTTGTCCACAGTGGAAAAGGACTCAAACTATTGAAGTTTAA
- the tmem222a gene encoding transmembrane protein 222a isoform X2, whose protein sequence is MAVLVEVDTMNTIQVGFEKIDKELSRYPYCIVWTPIPGLTWFLPFIGHMGICTSTGVIRDFAGSYFVSEDNMAFGKPTKYWKLDKDKLYSGGFSAWDTAVHDASEEYKHRMHNLCYDNCHSHVATALNLMRYDNSISWNMVNLCLLFFIHSKHVSLAVCRRFIFVHSGKGLKLLKFKVGPVRSQSRWEQNTKD, encoded by the exons ATGGCTGTTTTGGTTGAGGTAGACACGATGAACACTATACAGGTAGGTTTCGAAAAAATTGATAAGGAATTGAGTCGCTACCCATACTGTATTGTTTGGACACCAATTCCGGGCCTTAC GTGGTTCCTGCCATTCATTGGCCATATGGGAATATGCACCTCCACAGGTGTAATCCGAGACTTTGCTGGGTCTTATTTTGTATCT GAAGATAACATGGCATTTGGAAAACCAACAAA GTACTGGAAGCTTGATAAAGACAAGCTCTATAGTGGAGGCTTCAGTGCCTGGGACACAGCAGTGCATGATGCCTCTGAAGAATACAAACATAGAAtg CACAACCTTTGTTATGATAATTGTCACTCTCATGTTGCCACGGCACTGAATTTGATGCGCTATGACAACAGCATCTCGTGGAACATGGTGAACCTCTGCTTATTGTTCTTCATCCACAGCAAACATGTCAG TTTAGCTGTGTGCAGGAGATTCATATTTGTCCACAGTGGAAAAGGACTCAAACTATTGAAGTTTAAAGTTGGACCAGTCAGAAGCCAGAGCAGGTGGGAGCAGAACACAAAAGACTGA
- the tmem222a gene encoding transmembrane protein 222a isoform X4 has translation MGICTSTGVIRDFAGSYFVSEDNMAFGKPTKYWKLDKDKLYSGGFSAWDTAVHDASEEYKHRMHNLCYDNCHSHVATALNLMRYDNSISWNMVNLCLLFFIHSKHVSLAVCRRFIFVHSGKGLKLLKFKVGPVRSQSSTVGILKTWLPFLMICGIIVTATLALKL, from the exons ATGGGAATATGCACCTCCACAGGTGTAATCCGAGACTTTGCTGGGTCTTATTTTGTATCT GAAGATAACATGGCATTTGGAAAACCAACAAA GTACTGGAAGCTTGATAAAGACAAGCTCTATAGTGGAGGCTTCAGTGCCTGGGACACAGCAGTGCATGATGCCTCTGAAGAATACAAACATAGAAtg CACAACCTTTGTTATGATAATTGTCACTCTCATGTTGCCACGGCACTGAATTTGATGCGCTATGACAACAGCATCTCGTGGAACATGGTGAACCTCTGCTTATTGTTCTTCATCCACAGCAAACATGTCAG TTTAGCTGTGTGCAGGAGATTCATATTTGTCCACAGTGGAAAAGGACTCAAACTATTGAAGTTTAAAGTTGGACCAGTCAGAAGCCAGAGCAG CACTGTTGGAATCCTGAAGACGTGGCTGCCTTTCCTCATGATCTGTGGAATCATTGTTACGGCCACTCTTGCACTCAAGCTCTAG
- the tpbgl gene encoding trophoblast glycoprotein-like isoform X3 has translation MPRLPLLFCALLYASPCHAECLPGCECLEASQTVRCVYAGLREVPGDIPKFTKILFITGNRIHRVSYNSFHGVENVTKLVLSNNGIKELGSHAFSLLLTLCTLNLSQNQLALIHPEAFSVPGSPLQELSLSGSLYNSTSVTDLITALRWGALRNLLHLDLSGNHLVLLPPATFSPLPSLRQLILANNSLVAIYTNTFSGLEQLQELDLRYNMFRTLSSEGLREIEILGRATLLLGQNPYSCSCDVQEFARWLNSSRVQVGDVERLLCASPPSLQGRVVTAISIHTSSCYGSGSQKCMLHAETCWRVITTATRLTLIRELDTILSLGLMTAMDQVKTSDINLCPCIW, from the exons ATGCCAAGGCTGCCACTTTTATTTTGCGCTCTTCTTTACGCGTCCCCATGTCACGCGGAATGCTTACCAGGCTGCGAATGTTTGGAGGCTTCTCAGACCGTTAGATGTGTTTACGCCGGTCTCCGCGAAGTACCTGGGGATATTCCGAAATTCACGAAGATCTTATTTATAACTGGAAATAGAATTCATCGTGTTTCCTATAATTCGTTTCACGGTGTAGAAAACGTTACCAAATTGGTCCTGAGTAACAATGG AATTAAAGAATTGGGTTCCCATGCTTTCTCTTTACTGCTTACACTGTGCACTCTAAATCTGAGTCAGAACCAACTGGCTCTGATCCACCCGGAGGCGTTCTCTGTGCCTGGCAGCCCCCTCCAGGAACTGAGTCTCAGTGGATCTCTGTATAACTCCACTTCTGTGACCGACCTCATCACTGCCCTCCGCTGGGGTGCACTCAGGAACCTGCTCCACCTCGACCTGTCAGGGAACCACCTGGTTCTGCTGCCCCCAGCAACCTTCTCCCCTCTGCCCAGCTTGAGGCAACTCATCCTTGCCAACAATTCCCTGGTGGCCATCTACACCAACACCTTCTCAGGCCTTGAACAGCTGCAGGAGCTGGACCTGCGGTACAATATGTTTCGGACTCTCAGTTCTGAGGGcctgagagagatagagatactGGGCCGGGCGACGCTGCTTCTTGGTCAAAACCCGTACAGTTGCTCCTGTGATGTGCAGGAGTTTGCAAGGTGGCTGAACAGCTCAAGGGTGCAGGTGGGGGATGTGGAGAGGCTGCTGTGTGCTTCTCCTCCATCACTACAGGGAAGGGTGGTGACAGCCATCAGCATACACACTTCATCTTGCTATG GAAGTGGATCACAGAAATGCATGCTGCATGCAGAGACGTGTTGGAGGGTTATCACTACCGCTACGAGATTGACTCTGATCCGAGAGCTAGACACTATCCT GAGTTTGGGACTAATGACTGCAATGGATCAAGTGAAGACATCTGATATTAATCTATGTCCCTGCATTTGGTGA
- the tpbgl gene encoding trophoblast glycoprotein-like isoform X2: MPRLPLLFCALLYASPCHAECLPGCECLEASQTVRCVYAGLREVPGDIPKFTKILFITGNRIHRVSYNSFHGVENVTKLVLSNNGIKELGSHAFSLLLTLCTLNLSQNQLALIHPEAFSVPGSPLQELSLSGSLYNSTSVTDLITALRWGALRNLLHLDLSGNHLVLLPPATFSPLPSLRQLILANNSLVAIYTNTFSGLEQLQELDLRYNMFRTLSSEGLREIEILGRATLLLGQNPYSCSCDVQEFARWLNSSRVQVGDVERLLCASPPSLQGRVVTAISIHTSSCYGKMNPEEVVTTLQTSYVFLGLVLGLVGMIFLFVLYLNRHGIRKWITEMHAACRDVLEGYHYRYEIDSDPRARHYPEFGTNDCNGSSEDI; the protein is encoded by the exons ATGCCAAGGCTGCCACTTTTATTTTGCGCTCTTCTTTACGCGTCCCCATGTCACGCGGAATGCTTACCAGGCTGCGAATGTTTGGAGGCTTCTCAGACCGTTAGATGTGTTTACGCCGGTCTCCGCGAAGTACCTGGGGATATTCCGAAATTCACGAAGATCTTATTTATAACTGGAAATAGAATTCATCGTGTTTCCTATAATTCGTTTCACGGTGTAGAAAACGTTACCAAATTGGTCCTGAGTAACAATGG AATTAAAGAATTGGGTTCCCATGCTTTCTCTTTACTGCTTACACTGTGCACTCTAAATCTGAGTCAGAACCAACTGGCTCTGATCCACCCGGAGGCGTTCTCTGTGCCTGGCAGCCCCCTCCAGGAACTGAGTCTCAGTGGATCTCTGTATAACTCCACTTCTGTGACCGACCTCATCACTGCCCTCCGCTGGGGTGCACTCAGGAACCTGCTCCACCTCGACCTGTCAGGGAACCACCTGGTTCTGCTGCCCCCAGCAACCTTCTCCCCTCTGCCCAGCTTGAGGCAACTCATCCTTGCCAACAATTCCCTGGTGGCCATCTACACCAACACCTTCTCAGGCCTTGAACAGCTGCAGGAGCTGGACCTGCGGTACAATATGTTTCGGACTCTCAGTTCTGAGGGcctgagagagatagagatactGGGCCGGGCGACGCTGCTTCTTGGTCAAAACCCGTACAGTTGCTCCTGTGATGTGCAGGAGTTTGCAAGGTGGCTGAACAGCTCAAGGGTGCAGGTGGGGGATGTGGAGAGGCTGCTGTGTGCTTCTCCTCCATCACTACAGGGAAGGGTGGTGACAGCCATCAGCATACACACTTCATCTTGCTATGGTAAGATGAACCCAGAGGAGGTGGTCACCACCCTGCAAACATCATATGTGTTTCTGGGCCTGGTACTGGGTTTGGTGGGCATGATCTTCCTATTTGTGCTTTATCTCAACCGCCACGGCATCAGGAAGTGGATCACAGAAATGCATGCTGCATGCAGAGACGTGTTGGAGGGTTATCACTACCGCTACGAGATTGACTCTGATCCGAGAGCTAGACACTATCCT GAGTTTGGGACTAATGACTGCAATGGATCAAGTGAAGACATCTGA
- the tpbgl gene encoding trophoblast glycoprotein-like isoform X1 — protein MPRLPLLFCALLYASPCHAECLPGCECLEASQTVRCVYAGLREVPGDIPKFTKILFITGNRIHRVSYNSFHGVENVTKLVLSNNGIKELGSHAFSLLLTLCTLNLSQNQLALIHPEAFSVPGSPLQELSLSGSLYNSTSVTDLITALRWGALRNLLHLDLSGNHLVLLPPATFSPLPSLRQLILANNSLVAIYTNTFSGLEQLQELDLRYNMFRTLSSEGLREIEILGRATLLLGQNPYSCSCDVQEFARWLNSSRVQVGDVERLLCASPPSLQGRVVTAISIHTSSCYGKMNPEEVVTTLQTSYVFLGLVLGLVGMIFLFVLYLNRHGIRKWITEMHAACRDVLEGYHYRYEIDSDPRARHYPVSRQYLHTEPRPTDICIAHIPADVTL, from the exons ATGCCAAGGCTGCCACTTTTATTTTGCGCTCTTCTTTACGCGTCCCCATGTCACGCGGAATGCTTACCAGGCTGCGAATGTTTGGAGGCTTCTCAGACCGTTAGATGTGTTTACGCCGGTCTCCGCGAAGTACCTGGGGATATTCCGAAATTCACGAAGATCTTATTTATAACTGGAAATAGAATTCATCGTGTTTCCTATAATTCGTTTCACGGTGTAGAAAACGTTACCAAATTGGTCCTGAGTAACAATGG AATTAAAGAATTGGGTTCCCATGCTTTCTCTTTACTGCTTACACTGTGCACTCTAAATCTGAGTCAGAACCAACTGGCTCTGATCCACCCGGAGGCGTTCTCTGTGCCTGGCAGCCCCCTCCAGGAACTGAGTCTCAGTGGATCTCTGTATAACTCCACTTCTGTGACCGACCTCATCACTGCCCTCCGCTGGGGTGCACTCAGGAACCTGCTCCACCTCGACCTGTCAGGGAACCACCTGGTTCTGCTGCCCCCAGCAACCTTCTCCCCTCTGCCCAGCTTGAGGCAACTCATCCTTGCCAACAATTCCCTGGTGGCCATCTACACCAACACCTTCTCAGGCCTTGAACAGCTGCAGGAGCTGGACCTGCGGTACAATATGTTTCGGACTCTCAGTTCTGAGGGcctgagagagatagagatactGGGCCGGGCGACGCTGCTTCTTGGTCAAAACCCGTACAGTTGCTCCTGTGATGTGCAGGAGTTTGCAAGGTGGCTGAACAGCTCAAGGGTGCAGGTGGGGGATGTGGAGAGGCTGCTGTGTGCTTCTCCTCCATCACTACAGGGAAGGGTGGTGACAGCCATCAGCATACACACTTCATCTTGCTATGGTAAGATGAACCCAGAGGAGGTGGTCACCACCCTGCAAACATCATATGTGTTTCTGGGCCTGGTACTGGGTTTGGTGGGCATGATCTTCCTATTTGTGCTTTATCTCAACCGCCACGGCATCAGGAAGTGGATCACAGAAATGCATGCTGCATGCAGAGACGTGTTGGAGGGTTATCACTACCGCTACGAGATTGACTCTGATCCGAGAGCTAGACACTATCCTGTAAGCAGACAATATCTCCACACAGAACCACGACCCACTGATATCTGCATCGCTCACATTCCTGCTGATGTTACATTATAA
- the kdf1a gene encoding keratinocyte differentiation factor 1, with amino-acid sequence MSGHSTGTNHKSHSHTHSSGHYRADGYRQGRTKSRDNTTSQDLYRDQYGSSHDSPRDPHTNSRDLPQDSSATSRNVYREPHDEQLCGIDMQPSCKPLPRYANGRGSELLGFVPGSAALGATSASGSRSCSSCASLGWSGCRALLCCVLTCGLYNSHPPCLPAGESSTDTPPKVEAEPRKPTVMANSNPACGVPLEPSKPPQLPSSGSFRYRDVYLAGKQVIYPLIPEAPQRHSRVTGKGESQRPISNTSIYSREDLDLDDVDDNATDIDSLITRKLLELYKLHQIEQLAKCTSDLSFSRKTNEISDLINSIAQDYNLEEQEAECRLVHGVMRISTRKYKSQASKGKSKDYRSQDALLHANGRRDGTLPDSGNETMTFTFSNGDPEVQVSDLTPSDELARKMRVHSGRSAYASITTTDSSGVPLLC; translated from the exons ATGTCTGGCCACAGCACAGGGACAAACCACAAGTcccactcgcacacgcacagtTCGGGGCACTACAGGGCTGATGGCTACCGGCAGGGCCGCACCAAGTCGCGTGACAATACCACCAGCCAGGACTTATACCGAGATCAATACGGCAGCAGCCACGACTCACCCCGAGATCCCCACACTAACAGCCGGGACTTGCCACAAGATTCCAGTGCCACCAGCCGGAATGTGTACAGGGAGCCTCATGATGAACAACTGTGTGGCATTGACATGCAGCCCAGCTGCAAGCCACTGCCACGCTACGCTAACGGCCGTGGCTCCGAGCTCCTAGGCTTCGTCCCTGGTTCGGCAGCGTTGGGGGCAACCTCGGCGTCAGGCAGCCGGTCCTGTAGTTCCTGTGCCTCTCTGGGCTGGAGCGGATGTAGGGCGCTGCTCTGCTGCGTGCTCACCTGCGGCCTCTACAACAGCCATCCCCCCTGCCTGCCCGCAGGCGAGAGCTCGACCGACACCCCACCAAAGGTTGAGGCCGAGCCACGGAAGCCCACCGTCATGGCCAATAGCAACCCCGCTTGTGGCGTACCGCTGGAGCCCAGCAAGCCCCCCCAGCTGCCCAGCTCAGGCAGCTTTCGTTACCGCGATGTCTACCTGGCTGGGAAGCAGGTCATTTACCCTCTGATCCCAGAGGCCCCTCAGCGACATAGCAGGGTAACAGGAAAGGGCGAGAGCCAGCGACCCATCAGCAACACGAGCATCTACTCACGGGAGGACCTCGACCTGGATGACGTGGACGATAATGCTACAGACATCGACTCACTGATCACCAGGAAGCTACTGGAGCTATACAAACTGCACCAGATTGAGCAGCTGGCCAAGTGCACATCAGACCTGTCCTTCTCGCGCAAGACAAATGAGATCAGTGACCTGATTAACAGCATTGCACAGGACTACAACCTTGAGGAGCAAGAAGCCGAGTGTCGACTGGTGCATGGCGTCATGCGTATCAGCACACGCAAGTATAAGTCTCAGGCCTCCAAAGGCAAAAGCAAGGACTACAGATCGCAAGATGCTCTGCTTCATGCAAATGGGAGGAGGGATGGAACACTGCCTGACAGTGGCAATGAGACAATGACTTTCACCTTCAGCAACG GGGACCCTGAGGTGCAGGTGTCTGATTTGACACCGTCAGATGAACTTGCACGGAAAATGAGAGTGCACAGTGGACGAAGTG CCTATGCCTCCATCACAACCACAGACTCTTCAGGAGTGCCTCTGCTGTGCTAA
- the nr0b2a gene encoding nuclear receptor subfamily 0 group B member 2a — MDYECQCSGNNNGCSSAILFNILSQADIDEPAKSKLNYLPPKRCHCEMHRIVRLKTPTDTCWVASSVLVKTVYFMKSLPAFQQLPPKDQLVLLQSCWVPLFILGLAQEHVCFEVEDTTAPSMLQRILLNHQDSKGSDREQPTMAGVQKLKTCLKKFWNLDLSPKEYAYLKGTMIFNPDVPGLQAAPFINSLQQEAQNALGEVLLLLHPEDQRCFPHVLLASSSLKSITSDLITELFFRPIIGKAHLLDLLADMLFSRC, encoded by the exons ATGGACTACGAGTGCCAGTGTTCAGGCAACAATAATGGATGCTCAAGTGCCATACTGTTTAACATCCTCAGCCAGGCAGACATTGACGAGCCAGCCAAGAGCAAGCTCAACTACTTACCCCCCAAAAGATGTCACTGTGAGATGCACAGAATTGTGAGACTCAAAACTCCAACGGATACATGCTGGGTTGCCTCCAGTGTCCTCGTGAAGACAGTCTACTTCATGAAGAGTTTACCTGCTTTCCAGCAGCTGCCACCAAAGGACCAGCTTGTGCTGCTCCAGAGCTGTTGGGTACCGCTCTTCATCCTGGGTCTGGCACAGGAGCATGTTTGCTTTGAGGTGGAGGATACTACTGCTCCCAGCATGCTGCAGAGAATCCTCCTGAACCACCAGGACAGTAAAGGGTCCGATAGAGAACAGCCCACAATGGCAGGGGTCCAGAAACTCAAAACCTGCCTGAAGAAGTTCTGGAATCTGGACCTGAGCCCAAAGGAGTATGCTTACCTTAAAGGCACCATGATATTCAATCCAG ATGTGCCAGGATTACAGGCAGCACCATTCATCAACAGCCTCCAGCAGGAGGCTCAGAATGCGCTGGGAGAAGTTCTGCTCCTTCTCCATCCAGAGGACCAAAGATGCTTCCCCCATGTGCTACTCGCCAGCTCGTCCTTGAAGAGCATCACTTCTGACCTCATCACTGAGCTCTTCTTCCGGCCAATTATTGGAAAGGCTCATCTCTTGGACCTGCTTGCTGACATGCTCTTCAGTAGATGCTGA